The Oryza glaberrima chromosome 9, OglaRS2, whole genome shotgun sequence genome includes a window with the following:
- the LOC127784274 gene encoding MYB-like transcription factor ODO1: MGRQPCCDKLGVKRGPWTAEEDKKLMSFILTNGHCCWRAVPKLAGLLRCGKSCRLRWTNYLRPDLKRGLLTDAEEQLVIDLHAKLGNRWSKIAAKLPGRTDNEIKNHWNTHIKKKLIKMGIDPVTHEPLDRKQESPATTSQSTVTAESSKSGEATRQQSRQLDDAVVRDMSVSAGGDSPPESSTNTASTAGGSSSSSSSHHQDPLVKWLLEEDLLPTGDEPWLNFTASNDVDEFSSIAATGATPALPWDVGMTTDWLLDYQDFGMGDSSLVVDASMVNSSNGSNF; encoded by the exons ATGGGGAGGCAGCCGTGCTGCGACAAGCTGGGGGTGAAGAGGGGGCCgtggacggcggaggaggacaaGAAGCTGATGAGCTTCATCCTGACCAACGGCCATTGCTGCTGGCGCGCCGTGCCGAAGCTCGCCGGGCTGCTCCGCTGCGGCAAGAGCTGCCGCCTCCGGTGGACAAACTACCTCCGCCCCGACCTCAAGCGCGGCCTCCTCACCGACGCCGAGGAGCAGCTCGTCATCGACCTCCACGCCAAGCTCGGCAACAG ATGGTCCAAGATTGCTGCCAAGCTACCGGGCAGGACggacaacgagatcaagaacCACTGGAACACGCACATCAAGAAGAAGCTCATCAAGATGGGCATCGACCCGGTGACGCACGAGCCCCTCGACCGGAAGCAGGAGAGCCCGGCCACCACCTCGCAGTCCACCGTCACGGCGGAGTCGTCCAAGTCCGGCGAGGCGACCAGGCAGCAAAGCCGGCAGCTTGACGACGCCGTCGTCAGGGACATGTCCGTGTCTGCCGGTGGCGACAGCCCGCCGGAGTCGAGCACTAACACCGCCAGCACCGCCGgtggcagtagcagcagcagcagtagccatCACCAGGACCCTCTGGTGAAGTGGCTGCTGGAAGAGGACCTGCTGCCCACCGGCGACGAGCCATGGCTCAATTTCACGGCCAGCAACGACGTCGACGAGTTCAGTAgcatcgccgccaccggcgccacgCCGGCGCTGCCGTGGGACGTCGGCATGACGACGGACTGGCTGCTCGACTACCAAGATTTTGGGATGGGAGACTCGAGCTTGGTGGTCGATGCCTCCA
- the LOC127784391 gene encoding pantothenate kinase 2, with product MAANNNSDPILDEGGGGGVKHEAVGEAGEGKGGGGGAAATQAPAAMLPRSGSRPQLDLSGAAIHGNLEDRNPTILLPNQSDDISHLALDIGGSLIKLVYFSRHAEHSSEDKRKLSTKRRLGMLNGGRRSYPVLGGRLHFVKFETGKLNECLDFISSKQLHRGGVDSPSWRSGAQPDNIVIKATGGGAFKYADLFKERLGVSLEKEDEMDCLVAGANFLLKSIRHEAFTHMDGQKEYVQIDQNDLFPFLLVNVGSGVSIIKVDGHGKFQRVSGTNVGGGTYWGLGRLMTKCKSFDELLELSQRGDNSTIDMLVGDIYGGLDYSKIGLSASTIASSFGKTISDDKELSDYRPEDISLSLLRMISYNIGQISYLNALRYGLKRIFFGGFFIRGHAYTMDTISFAVNFWSKGEAKAMFLRHEGFLGALGAFMSYEKHGLDDLRIHHLVERFPMGAPYVGGKIHGPPLGDLNEKISWMEKFVQKGTQITAPVPVGFPVTTGMGGFERPTAKGDILRSDASAALNVGVLHLVPTLDVFPLLEDPKMYEPNTIDLDLNEYKYWFKILSDHLPDLVDKAVASEGGTDDAKRRGDAFAHAFSAHLARLMEEPAAYGKFGLANLLELREECLREFQFVDAYVSIKQRENEASLAVLPDLLMELDSMNEEARLLALIEGVLAANIFDWGSRACVDLYHKGTIIEIYRMSRKKMQRPWRIDDFDMFKKRMLADKKGQPYKRALLFVDNSGADVVLGMIPLARELLRNGTEVVLVANSLPALNDVTANELPGIVAEAAKHCGILRKAAEAGGLIFDAMAGIQDDLKDEPVSVPLMVVENGCGSPCIDFRQVSSELAAAAKDADLLILEGMGRSLHTNLNARFKCDTLKLAMVKNQRLAEKLFNGNIYDCICKFEPVP from the exons ATGGCGGCCAACAATAATAGCGACCCGATCCTGGacgagggagggggagggggcgtgAAGCACGaggcggtgggggaggcgggagaggggaagggtggtggtggtggtgcggcggcgacgcaggcgCCCGCGGCGATGCTGCCCCGATCGGGCTCGCGGCCGCAGCTGGACCTCAGCGGCGCGGCGATCCACGGCAACCTGGAGGACCGCAACCCGACCATCCTGCTGCCTAACCAGTCCGACGACATCTCCCACCTCGCCCTCGACATCGGTG GTTCTCTTATAAAACTGGTATATTTTTCTCGGCATGCGGAGCACTCCAGTGAGGACAAGCGTAAGCTATCTACGAAGAGGAGACTTGGGATGTTAAATGGTGGCAGGAGGAGCTATCCTGTTCTTGGAGGGAGGCTCCACTTTGTCAAGTTTGAGACTGGGAAGCTAAATGAATGTTTAGACTTCATTTCTTCCAAACAACTACATCGTGGTG GGGTTGATTCACCTTCGTGGCGCTCAGGAGCTCAGCCTGACAACATTGTAATCAAG GCAACAGGTGGTGGAGCATTCAAATATGCTGATCTCTTCAAGGAGAGATTGGGAGTCAGTCTTGAAAAGGAAGATGAAATGGACTGCCTTGTAGCTGGAGCAAATTTTTTGCTGAAG TCTATACGCCATGAAGCCTTTACGCACATGGATGGCCAAAAGGAATACGTGCAGATTGACCAGAATGATCTGTTTCCATTCCTTCTTGTTAATGTGGGGTCTGGTGTTAGCATAATCAAG GTTGATGGGCATGGAAAGTTTCAACGAGTAAGTGGAACAAATGTTGGTGGTGGTACATACTGGGGTTTGGGGAGGTTAATGACAAAGTGCAAGAG TTTCGATGAGTTACTAGAGCTGAGCCAGCGTGGAGACAACAGCACAATCGACATGCTTGTTGGAGATATATATGGTGGCCTGGACTACTCCAAG ATTGGCCTTTCAGCATCAACAATTGCCTCTAGTTTTGGGAAGACAATTTCAGATGACAAGGAACTGTCAGATTATAGACCAGAGGATATTTCACTCTCTCTGCTGCGGATGATTTCTTATAACATTGGTCAG ATTTCCTATCTTAACGCACTCCGATATGGACTTAAGAGGATATTTTTTGGTGGATTCTTCATTCGTGGTCATGCCTACACTATGGACACAATTTCTTTCGCTGTAAATTTTTG GTCAAAAGGAGAGGCAAAAGCCATGTTTCTGCGTCACGAGGGTTTTCTAGGAGCACTTGGTGCATTTATGAGTTATGAGAAGCATGGTCTTGATGACTTGAGAATACATCACTTGGTTGAACGCTTCCCAATGGGTGCTCCATATGTTGGTGGAAAAATTCATGGGCCTCCTCTTGGGGATCTCAATGAGAAG ATATCATGGATGGAGAAGTTTGTGCAGAAGGGTACTCAGATTACAGCACCCGTACCTGTTGGATTTCCTGTGACAACAGGTATGGGAGGTTTTGAGAGGCCTACCGCCAAGGGAGACATTTTGCGGTCAGATGCAAGTGCAGCTCTGAATGTTGGTGTTCTCCATCTTGTACCCACATTGGATGTATTTCCGCTGTTAGAAGATCCAAAGAT GTATGAACCAAACACGATTGATCTCGACCTGAATGAGTACAA GTACTGGTTCAAGATTTTGTCAGACCATTTGCCTGACCTTGTGGACAAG GCGGTTGCTAGTGAAGGTGGGACTGATGATGCCAAAAGGAGGGGTGACGCATTCGCACATGCTTTTTCTGCTCATTTGGCAAG GTTGATGGAGGAGCCTGCTGCTTATGGGAAGTTTGGTTTAGCCAACCTGTTGGAGCTGAGAGAAGAATGCCTGAGAGAATTCCAGTTTGTCGATGCATATGTTAGCATTAAGCAAAG GGAAAATGAAGCTTCACTGGCTGTTTTACCGGATCTTCTGATGGAACTTGATAGTATGAATGAG GAAGCTAGATTGCTTGCACTAATCGAGGGTGTCCTTGCTGCAAACATATTTGATTGGGGCTCTCGAGCTTGTGTGGACCTTTATCACAAGGGAACTATAATAGAAATTTATCGCATGAGCCGCAAGAAGATGCAACGTCCTTGGCGG ATTGATGACTTTGATATGTTTAAAAAGAGAATGCTTGCTGATAAGAAGGGCCAACCATACAAAAGAGCACTGCTTTTTGTTGATAACTCGGGTGCTGATGTGGTCCTTGGAATGATTCCTTTAGCACGGGAATTATTACGCAATGGAACTGAG GTGGTTTTGGTTGCAAATTCATTGCCTGCTTTGAATGATGTTACCGCTAATGAGCTTCCAGGAATTGTGGCTGAAGCTGCGAAG CATTGTGGTATACTTCGGAAAGCTGCAGAGGCAGGTGGATTGATCTTTGATGCCATGGCTGGCATCCAAGATGATCTGAAAGATGAACCAGTATCAGTTCCCCTTATGGTTGTTGAGAATGGATGTGGCAGTCCGTGTATTGATTTCCGGCAGGTTAGCTCAGAACTTGCTGCTGCAGCGAAAGATGCAGATTTG TTAATCTTAGAGGGCATGGGGCGATCTCTGCATACCAACCTCAATGCCCGTTTTAAGTGCGATACTCTGAAG CTGGCGATGGTCAAGAATCAGAGATTGGCAGAAAAACTTTTCAATGGAAATATATATGACTGCATCTGTAAATTTGAACCTGTTCCTTGA
- the LOC127784392 gene encoding glucan endo-1,3-beta-glucosidase-like: MATRAALCWRHVAVFAAALLAAAAVVVAGDPGKIGICHGRVGSNLPPPAAAAALLRQNGITKARLFLPDPAVLPAFAAAGIDLMVGVPNENLTFLSAAGPDGALRWLQSAVLAHAPADRVRYLAVGNEVLYNNQFYAPHLVPAMHNLHAALVSLGLGDKVKVSSAHASSVLASSYPPSAGAFDAASLDVLRPMLRFIADTGAPFMVNTYPFISYVNDPVNVQLGYALFGAGAPAVSDGALVYTNMFDATVDALAAALDREGFGAVPIAVTETGWPTAGHPAATPQNAAAYNAKIVERVARGAGTPRRPGVPVEVFLFDLYDEDGKPGAEFERHFGIFRADGSKAYNINFA; the protein is encoded by the coding sequence ATGGCGACAAGAGCAGCGTTGTGTTGGCGCCACGTCGCCGtgttcgccgccgcgctgctcgcggcggcggccgtggtggtggccggcgaccCGGGCAAGATCGGCATTTGCCACGGCCGCGTCGGCAGCAACCTTCCAcctccggcggccgcggcggcgttgcTGAGGCAGAACGGGATCACCAAGGCGCGGCTCTTCCTCCCCGACCCGGCGGTGCTCCcggcgttcgccgccgccgggatcgACCTCATGGTCGGCGTGCCCAACGAGAACCTCACCTTCCTCTCCGCCGCGGGGCCCGACGGCGCGCTCCGGTGGCTGCAGTCCGCCGTGCTCGCCCACGCCCCCGCCGACCGCGTCCGCTACCTCGCCGTCGGCAACGAGGTGCTGTACAACAACCAGTTCTACGCGCCGCACCTGGTGCCCGCCATGCACAACCTGCACGCCGCGCTCGTCTCCCTCGGCCTCGGCGACAAGGTCAAGGTCTCGTCCGCGCACGCCTCGTCGGTGCTCGCCTCGTCGTACCCGCCATCCGCCGGCGCGTtcgacgccgcctccctcgACGTCCTCCGCCCCATGCTGCGCTTCATCGCCGACACCGGCGCGCCCTTCATGGTGAACACCTACCCGTTCATCAGCTACGTCAACGACCCCGTCAACGTGCAGCTCGGCTACGCGCTGttcggcgcgggcgcgccggcgGTGAGCGACGGCGCGCTCGTCTACACCAACATGTTCGACGCGACGGTGGACGCGCTGGCGGCCGCGCTCGACAGGGAGGGGTTCGGCGCCGTGCCGATCGCGGTGACGGAGACCgggtggccgacggcggggCACCCGGCGGCGACACCGCAGAACGCCGCCGCCTACAACGCCAAGATCGTGGAGCGggtggcgcgcggcgccggcacgccgcggcggccaggcgTGCCCGTGGAGGTGTTCCTGTTCGACCTGTACGACGAGGACGGCAAGCCCGGCGCCGAGTTCGAGAGGCACTTCGGCATCTTCAGGGCGGACGGGAGCAAGGCTTATAACATCAACTTTGCTTAG
- the LOC127784815 gene encoding probable inactive purple acid phosphatase 29 isoform X1 yields the protein MGLAHRRLLLLLLHLLLLVAAAAEAAAAGAGRKEKGIGGGGGLRFRGGSGTFKVVQVADMHYADGRRTGCLDVLPSEAAGCSDLNTTAFLYRLFRDEDPDLVVFTGDNIYGFDATDAAKSMDAAIAPAINMNLPWAAVIGNHDQEGTLSREGVMRHLVGMKNTLSRFNPEGIEIDGYGNYNLEVGGVEGTLLANKSVLNLYFLDSGDYSTVPSIGGYGWIKASQQFWFQQTSSNLQTKYMKEEPKQKAAAPGLVYFHIPLPEFSSFTSSNFTGVKQEGISSPSINSGFFASMVEAGDVKAAFIGHDHVNDFCGKLNGIQLCYAGGFGYHAYGKAGWSRRARVVSVQLEKTDGGEWRGVKSIKTWKRLDDPHLTTIDSEVLWNRGSNGMTFSCRVCMTVNP from the exons ATGGGCCTCGCccaccggcgcctcctcctcctcctcctccacctgctgctgctcgtcgccgcggcggcggaggcggccgccgccggagcagggaggaaggagaagggtatcggcggcggtggggggctGCGGTTCCGGGGCGGGAGCGGGACGTTCAAGGTGGTGCAGGTGGCGGACATGCACTACGCGGACGGGCGGCGGACGGGGTGCCTCGACGTGCTCCCCTCCGAGGCCGCTGGCTGCTCCGACCTCAACACCACCGCCTTCCTCTACCGCCTCTTCCGCGACGAGGACCCCGACCTCGTCGTCTTCACCG GTGATAATATCTATGGCTTTGATGCAACCGATGCGGCCAAGTCTATGGATGCAGCAATCGCCCCAGCCATTAACATGAACCTTCCTTGGGCTGCGGTGATCGGAAACCATGACCAAGAAGGTACGCTGTCACGCGAGGGTGTGATGCGTCACCTTGTGGGCATGAAGAACACCCTTTCTCGCTTCAACCCAGAAGGAATAGAAATTGATGGTTACGGAAATTACAATTTGGAAGTTGGTGGGGTTGAAGGAACATTGCTGGCTAACAAATCAGTGCTCAACCTCTATTTTCTTGACAGTGGTGACTATTCTACGGTGCCTTCCATCGGTGGATATGGTTGGATCAAAGCTTCACAGCAATTCTGGTTCCAGCAAACCTCTTCGAATCTCCAG ACAAAATACATGAAGGAGGAACCGAAGCAGAAGGCGGCCGCGCCTGGTCTTGTGTACTTCCACATCCCATTGCCAGAGTTCAGCAGCTTCACATCATCCAATTTCACAGGAGTGAAGCAGGAGGGTATCAGCTCGCCATCGATCAACTCTGGGTTCTTCGCCAGCATGGTGGAGGCTGGGGATGTGAAGGCCGCCTTCATAGGGCATGATCATGTGAACGACTTCTGTGGAAAGCTCAATGGCATTCAGCTGTGCTATGCTGGTGGATTTGGGTACCATGCGTATGGGAAGGCCGGGTGGTCGAGGAGAGCGAGGGTGGTGTCCGTGCAGCTTGAGAagacggacggcggcgagtgGCGAGGTGTGAAGTCCATCAAGACATGGAAGAGGCTTGATGATCCACATCTCACCACAATTGACTCGGAAGTCCTCTGGAACAGAGGCTCCAATGGTATGACATTCTCCTGTAGAGTCTGCATGACTGTGAATCCATGA
- the LOC127784815 gene encoding probable inactive purple acid phosphatase 29 isoform X3, with amino-acid sequence MGLAHRRLLLLLLHLLLLVAAAAEAAAAGAGRKEKGIGGGGGLRFRGGSGTFKVVQVADMHYADGRRTGCLDVLPSEAAGCSDLNTTAFLYRLFRDEDPDLVVFTGDNIYGFDATDAAKSMDAAIAPAINMNLPWAAVIGNHDQEGTLSREGVMRHLVGMKNTLSRFNPEGIEIDGYGNYNLEVGGVEGTLLANKSVLNLYFLDSGDYSTVPSIGGYGWIKASQQFWFQQTSSNLQTKYMKEEPKQKAAAPGLVYFHIPLPEFSSFTSSNFTGVKQEGISSPSINSGFFASMVEAGDVKAAFIGHDHVNDFCGKLNGIQLCYAGGFGYHAYGKAGWSRRARVVSVQLEKTDGGEWRGVKSIKTWKRLDDPHLTTIDSEVLWNRGSNGARRILMER; translated from the exons ATGGGCCTCGCccaccggcgcctcctcctcctcctcctccacctgctgctgctcgtcgccgcggcggcggaggcggccgccgccggagcagggaggaaggagaagggtatcggcggcggtggggggctGCGGTTCCGGGGCGGGAGCGGGACGTTCAAGGTGGTGCAGGTGGCGGACATGCACTACGCGGACGGGCGGCGGACGGGGTGCCTCGACGTGCTCCCCTCCGAGGCCGCTGGCTGCTCCGACCTCAACACCACCGCCTTCCTCTACCGCCTCTTCCGCGACGAGGACCCCGACCTCGTCGTCTTCACCG GTGATAATATCTATGGCTTTGATGCAACCGATGCGGCCAAGTCTATGGATGCAGCAATCGCCCCAGCCATTAACATGAACCTTCCTTGGGCTGCGGTGATCGGAAACCATGACCAAGAAGGTACGCTGTCACGCGAGGGTGTGATGCGTCACCTTGTGGGCATGAAGAACACCCTTTCTCGCTTCAACCCAGAAGGAATAGAAATTGATGGTTACGGAAATTACAATTTGGAAGTTGGTGGGGTTGAAGGAACATTGCTGGCTAACAAATCAGTGCTCAACCTCTATTTTCTTGACAGTGGTGACTATTCTACGGTGCCTTCCATCGGTGGATATGGTTGGATCAAAGCTTCACAGCAATTCTGGTTCCAGCAAACCTCTTCGAATCTCCAG ACAAAATACATGAAGGAGGAACCGAAGCAGAAGGCGGCCGCGCCTGGTCTTGTGTACTTCCACATCCCATTGCCAGAGTTCAGCAGCTTCACATCATCCAATTTCACAGGAGTGAAGCAGGAGGGTATCAGCTCGCCATCGATCAACTCTGGGTTCTTCGCCAGCATGGTGGAGGCTGGGGATGTGAAGGCCGCCTTCATAGGGCATGATCATGTGAACGACTTCTGTGGAAAGCTCAATGGCATTCAGCTGTGCTATGCTGGTGGATTTGGGTACCATGCGTATGGGAAGGCCGGGTGGTCGAGGAGAGCGAGGGTGGTGTCCGTGCAGCTTGAGAagacggacggcggcgagtgGCGAGGTGTGAAGTCCATCAAGACATGGAAGAGGCTTGATGATCCACATCTCACCACAATTGACTCGGAAGTCCTCTGGAACAGAGGCTCCAATG GCGCAAGAAGAATCCTGATGGAAAGATGA
- the LOC127784815 gene encoding probable inactive purple acid phosphatase 29 isoform X2 — MGLAHRRLLLLLLHLLLLVAAAAEAAAAGAGRKEKGIGGGGGLRFRGGSGTFKVVQVADMHYADGRRTGCLDVLPSEAAGCSDLNTTAFLYRLFRDEDPDLVVFTGDNIYGFDATDAAKSMDAAIAPAINMNLPWAAVIGNHDQEGTLSREGVMRHLVGMKNTLSRFNPEGIEIDGYGNYNLEVGGVEGTLLANKSVLNLYFLDSGDYSTVPSIGGYGWIKASQQFWFQQTSSNLQTKYMKEEPKQKAAAPGLVYFHIPLPEFSSFTSSNFTGVKQEGISSPSINSGFFASMVEAGDVKAAFIGHDHVNDFCGKLNGIQLCYAGGFGYHAYGKAGWSRRARVVSVQLEKTDGGEWRGVKSIKTWKRLDDPHLTTIDSEVLWNRGSNGRRKKNPDGKMR, encoded by the exons ATGGGCCTCGCccaccggcgcctcctcctcctcctcctccacctgctgctgctcgtcgccgcggcggcggaggcggccgccgccggagcagggaggaaggagaagggtatcggcggcggtggggggctGCGGTTCCGGGGCGGGAGCGGGACGTTCAAGGTGGTGCAGGTGGCGGACATGCACTACGCGGACGGGCGGCGGACGGGGTGCCTCGACGTGCTCCCCTCCGAGGCCGCTGGCTGCTCCGACCTCAACACCACCGCCTTCCTCTACCGCCTCTTCCGCGACGAGGACCCCGACCTCGTCGTCTTCACCG GTGATAATATCTATGGCTTTGATGCAACCGATGCGGCCAAGTCTATGGATGCAGCAATCGCCCCAGCCATTAACATGAACCTTCCTTGGGCTGCGGTGATCGGAAACCATGACCAAGAAGGTACGCTGTCACGCGAGGGTGTGATGCGTCACCTTGTGGGCATGAAGAACACCCTTTCTCGCTTCAACCCAGAAGGAATAGAAATTGATGGTTACGGAAATTACAATTTGGAAGTTGGTGGGGTTGAAGGAACATTGCTGGCTAACAAATCAGTGCTCAACCTCTATTTTCTTGACAGTGGTGACTATTCTACGGTGCCTTCCATCGGTGGATATGGTTGGATCAAAGCTTCACAGCAATTCTGGTTCCAGCAAACCTCTTCGAATCTCCAG ACAAAATACATGAAGGAGGAACCGAAGCAGAAGGCGGCCGCGCCTGGTCTTGTGTACTTCCACATCCCATTGCCAGAGTTCAGCAGCTTCACATCATCCAATTTCACAGGAGTGAAGCAGGAGGGTATCAGCTCGCCATCGATCAACTCTGGGTTCTTCGCCAGCATGGTGGAGGCTGGGGATGTGAAGGCCGCCTTCATAGGGCATGATCATGTGAACGACTTCTGTGGAAAGCTCAATGGCATTCAGCTGTGCTATGCTGGTGGATTTGGGTACCATGCGTATGGGAAGGCCGGGTGGTCGAGGAGAGCGAGGGTGGTGTCCGTGCAGCTTGAGAagacggacggcggcgagtgGCGAGGTGTGAAGTCCATCAAGACATGGAAGAGGCTTGATGATCCACATCTCACCACAATTGACTCGGAAGTCCTCTGGAACAGAGGCTCCAATG GAAGGCGCAAGAAGAATCCTGATGGAAAGATGAGATAG